Below is a genomic region from Fusobacterium russii ATCC 25533.
TACTATGGTACAGATACACGGATATTTTCCTTGTTAATAGGAGGGGCATATTATTTTGCATTTAAAGAAAAAGAAGTAAATAAAAGAAAAATGAAGATATTTGGAACTGTTTCATTAATGATTATAATAGTATCTATTTTAAATGTAAATTATTTAATGGATATTAATTACAAAGGACTTCTTTATTTTCTTAGTATTTTATCCGGTATCATTGTAGTGGCAGCAATTAAGACTGATTTTTTAAATTCAGAAAATAGAATTTTTAAATTACTTGCAAGGATTGGGAAGCATAGTTATTGTTATTATCTATGGCAGTATCCAATAATGGTATTTTCAGATGAATATTTTAAATGGTCTGATATAAGATATATATATACAGTGGGTATACAGCTACTAATTTTAGTGGTTTTATCAGAAATTTCATATGTATTTTTGGAAGAGAGAGTGAAAATGGCAAAGTTATTACAGAGGGGATTTTTTATAGTTTATTTAGTGGCAATATTTTTCTTACCAATAAGTGAAGAAACTAATTCTAAAATTATTGAAGAAAGAATAAACGAAGTTGAGATTGAAATGCAGTTAAAAGAATTAGATTCTAAGGTAGAAAAAGAAGGATTTTCTGACGAATTTGAGCATAGACTTCTGGAAACTGAAACTGACACAGACAAAGATAAATTAAAAGATGAGTTGGAAGCTGAAATAAAAGATGAGAGTACAGAAGGAATAAAAGAAAACATAAATCCAGAAAAAACAGATATAGAAAAAATAGAGCCAAAAGAACAGGAAGAGGAGCCAAAAAAAACTGAGAAGTTAGTTCACTCTAAAACAGTTGAAGACACTGAACAACAAAAGGATATGAAAAAGCCCCAAGTTAGAGAAACAGAATTTTTTGAAGAAGAAAAATATACATTTATTGGAGATTCAGTTATGAAAGGGGCAGAACCTTTTATAAAGGAAATATTTGTAAATTCAGATGTTGATGCAAAGGTGTCAAGACAATTTACGAATTTACCAAAAATTTTAGAAGAATTGCAAAGTGAAAATAACTTGAATGATAGGGTTGTTATACATCTAGGTACAAATGGAGTAATGAACAAGGAATCTTTTGAAAAATCAATGGAAATATTAAAAAATAAAAAGGTCTATTTTATGAACTCTGTTGTTCCAAAATTTTGGGAAGAAACAATCAATAAAAATCTTGATGAGTGGTCAAAAGCTTATGAAAATGTGGTTATTATTGATTGGTATAAAAAAGCAAAAGGAAAAAAAGAAATGTTTTATAAAGATGCTGTTCACCCAAACAAAGAAGGGGCAAAAATTTATGCTGAATTCATCTATGAAAGTATAAAACAATAAAGAAATTCTAAAATAAAAAATGGCTGTGAAGACCGTTCTAAATCTTGAATATCAGGATTATAGATACGGAGTTCACAGCCTTAGTATTTTTATCAATAGTTATTGAGGTTTTACAACAATATTAACAATTTTATTAGGAACTACAATAACCTTAACAACAGTCATATTTTCTGTATGTTTTTTTACATTAGGTAATTCAAAAGCAGTTTTTTCAAGTAACTCTTTAGGACTATCTTTTGTTATTTCAAAGCTTCCTCTCATTTTTCCATTTATTTGAACTGCAATAGTAACATCGTCAGCTGATAGGAATTTTTCATCATAGCTTGGCCAAGCTTCGTTGAAAAGATAAGATTTTTCACCAAGTAGCTCCCATAATTCATCACAGAAGTGTGGAGTGAATGGCGAAAGCATTAAAATTATTTTTTTAAGAACGAAACCTAGAATTTTAGGTGATTCCTCTGATGTAAAAGGACTATTTATATATGTTTGAACATCATTTATTAGCTCCATACAAGCAGCGATTGAAGTATTAAAGTGATAATTTGCTTCGATTGAATCTGTCATTTTTTTAATAGTTTGGTTCAGTTTAATTATTAAAGCTTTGTCTTCTTTTGAAATTTTTGAATAATCAATATTAGTATTGTTTATTTTATCAGAGTTCTCAAGTACAAGACGCCATACTCTTGTTAAAAATCTATAAGCACCTGCTAAACCATTTTCATTCCATTCTAATTCTTTTTCTGGAGGGGCAGCAAACATTATGAATAACCTTGCTGAATCAACTCCATATTTTTGAATTATTTCCTCTGGATCCACACCATTATTTTTAGATTTTGACATTTTTTCAACTTTAATTACCAGTTCTTCTCCTTTTTTAGAGAAAGCCTTATCTCCTTTTAAATTAACTTCTTTAGGACTAAGATATTTATTCTCATTTGTTGAATAATAAGAAGGACCTAAAACCATTCCTTGAGTTAAAAGTCTTTTAAATGGCTCATTTGAAGAAAGCATACCTAAATCTCTTAAAACTTTATGGAAAAATCTTGCATAAAGTAAGTGCATAACAGCATGTTCAACTCCACCAATGTATTGATGAACAGGAGTCCATTTATCAGCTATTTCTTTAGAAAAAGCCTCTTTAGAATTTTTAGGATCACAGTATCTTAAAAAGTACCAAGAAGAATCCACAAAGGTATCCATTGTATCGGTATCTCTTTTAGCAGGACCACCACAGCATGGACAAATAGCATTTTTAAATTTTTCAGATGTTTCAAGTGGATTACCATTTCCGGAAAATTCTATATCATTAGGCAATAGTACTGGTAAATTTTCATCTTTTTCAAGAACAGTCCCACATTTTTCACAATGTAGTGCCGGAATAGGAGTTCCCCAATATCTCTGTCTTGATATTCCCCAATCTTTTAGTCTAAATTTAGTAGTTTTCTTACCTATGCCTTTTTCCATAACATAATTGTTCATCTTATCTATGGCTTCTTTTGGTGATAGACCATTTATAAGTTCAGAATTTATTATTTTTCCATTGTAACCAAAAGGATCTTCTCCTTCTAAAGTTTCTATTACTTTAATTATAGGAAGATTATATTTTTTCGCAAAAGCATTATCCCTTTCATCATGAGCAGGCACACCCATAACCGCCCCTGTCCCATAATTCATAAGAACATAATCAGCTATCCAAAGAGGTATTAATTTTTTAGAGATAGGATTTTCAACTTTCCAACCTGTGTCTATACCATTTTTTTCTTTCCCTTCAGCTGTCCTTTCAATTAAGTCTGTGTTTTTCATAGCTTGGACTTTTTCTTTAATAGCTGGGTTAGTAGCTACAATTTTTTCTACAATTGGATGTTCCGGGGCAACAACCAGATAAGAAGCACCATAAATTGTATCGATTCTTGTTGTAAACACAGGGATTAAATCTTCAGTTTCAATAACTTTAAATGACAATTCAGTTCCAAATGATTTCCCTATCCAGTTCTTTTGCATAGTTAAAACTTTTTCAGGCCAGCCATCTTTAATTTCTTCATGTCCATTTAATAAGTCATCGGCATAGTCAGTTATCCTGAAAAACCATTGTTCTAAATCTTTTTGTATGACATCAGTTTTTGAGTGCCTCCAGCATTTACCATCTTCAACTTGTTCATTTGCAAGAACTGTTTGACAATCCGGACACCAGTTAACAAGAGATTTCTTTTTATACACTAAGCCCTTTTCATACATTCTTTTAAAAAGCCATTGGTTCCATTTATAGTATTCAGGTAAGTAGCTTGCAATCTCTCTTTCCCAGTCATAAGAAAAGCCCATAAGTTTTAGCTGTCTTTTCATATTTTCTATATTAGATTTTGTCCAAATTGCAGGATGAGTTCCATTTTGAATAGCAGCATTTTCAGCAGGTAATCCAAAAGAATCCCAACCCATAGGTTGTAAAACATTGAAACCTTTCATTTTTTTATATCTTGAGATAACATCTCCTATTGTATAGTTTCTAGCATGACCGACATGTAATTTACCAGATGGATAAGGCAACATAGAAAGTACATAATAATTTTCTTTTCCAGACACAGAATTATCTGTTTTAAAAATATTGTCTTTTTCCCACTTATCTTGCCATTTTTTCTCAATTTCCTTAAAATCGTATTCTCTCAATTTTTTCACCTCTATAAGTTAATTCATATTGTATTCATTTATCCAAATTTCAGATTTTTTTTTAATACGTTGTATAGTATTATCAATAGATTTTAAATTTTTATCCAATTGTTTTGCAATTTCTTTGTAGGAATATCCTCTTATAAGATATTCTAAAACTTGTTTTTCCAATTTGCTAAATTTTCTATCAGCATATTTTTTAAAGTTTATAAATTTATCTTTATTAAAAAAAATATATTCAGGCGAGCTCTCATCTGTAATAAACTCTAAATTCGATTGAGTATCACATTCTTCAGAAATATTTGAAGAATTTAAAATGGCTTCATTAAGAGCCATATTTTTATTACTATTTGCTAATTTTATAGCTGAAAATATCTGCCTTCTTATGCATAAAATGGCGAAAGTATTAAATGAAGATTTTTCAGATTTATAATATTTAATAGCTTTAAATAGACCTAATAATCCCTCTTGTATTAAATCTTCTCTATCAGCACCGATTAAAAAGAAGTTTTTCACATTTATTGAAACTAAAGGAAGATAAAACTTAATCAAATCATTTATAGCTTCTTCATCGTTATTTTGAGCCTTAAATATTAAATCATCAGTATTCATAAAAACCTCTTATTTGTTAACAAAGCGTGAAAGCAAAATTCCTGTTGCAACTGAAACATTTAAAGAATTTATTTTTCCATACATTGGAATTTTAATTAGTTTATCACAGTGCTCTCTAACTTTTTTTCTAATACCATTCCCTTCATTTCCTAAAACTAGGACTATTTTATCAGGATAGTTCTCAGAATTATAGTTAATTGTAGCTTCACCGGCAGCACCATAGACCCAATAACCTATTTTTTTAAGTTTATTTATTGTATCGGATAAATTAGTTACTTTTGTAATATTGACATATTCAATAGCACCTGTTGAAGTTTTAACAACTGTTTCATTTATTCTAACAGAATTTCGTTCAGGAATAATTATCAAATCAACTTTAAAAACCTCAGCACTTCTTATTATTGCACCAAAATTTCTTGGATCTTGAATTTCATCCAAAATTAAAACTATTGATTTTTCTTTTTGGCTTAATTCTTCAAAAGCTAATTGTTGATCCAAGTAATAATCATGATTACTTACATAGACTGCAACACCTTGGGAGTTTTCTATTTTTTTTCCTGTGTAAAAAATTTTAATATTTCTTTTTGAAGCAAGCTCTTTAATTTTTTTAACTGTTTCTTCTTTTAAACCCCTATATAATTCTAATTTTTCAATATTTTTTTCTTTATTTAAAAGAGCCTCTGTAACAGGGTTAATTCCTATTATTTTTTCCATTTTCCCCCTTAAATTTCAACTTTTATTCTTTCTATATCTGCACCTAGAGCTTTGAATTTTTCTTCAAAATGCTCATAACCTCTATCCACATGGTAAATTCTGTTTACAATACTTTGCCCCTTAGCTTTTAATGCTGCAAGAATAAGAGAAGCACCTGCTCTTAGATCACTTGCCATAACCTCAGCGGAAGAAAAATTTTCAATTCCTGTTATACTTGCAGAAGAGGAATCTATTTCAATTTTAGCTCCCATTCTATTAAGTTCAGGAACATGCATAAATCTATTTTCAAAAATTGTTTCTTTAATTTCACTTACCCCGTCAACTAAACACATAAGAGTCATTATAGGAGATTGGAGATCTGTTGGAAAACCTGGATGAGGCATAGTTGTAACCTTTGTAGGCTTCAAGTCAGATAATTTAGAAAGAACTCTTAATTTATCATCTATAATTTCAAATTTTACTCCCATTTCTTCTAGCTTTAGTATAAAACTTAGAAGATGTTCCTTTACAATTCCACTTACAGTTATAGAACCGTCAAATAAAATAGCCGCAATTATATAAGTTCCTGCAACAATTCTATCGGGAATAATTGTATATTCGCAAGGATATAATTTTTCTACACCTTCAATTTCAATTCTACTTGTTCCAGCTCCTTTTATCTTAGCCCCCATTTTTATTAAAAAATTACATAAATCTTCAATTTCAGGCTCTTTTGCCGCATTTTCTAAAATAGTTGTACCTTTGGCTTTTACAGCAGCCATGACGATATTTTCAGTAGCTCCTACACTAGGAAAATCCAAAATTATAGTAGCTCCTTGCAGACCGTCTTTTGCAAAAGCTTTCACATAACCATGTTCTATATTGATTTCAGCTCCTAAAGCTTCAAAACCTTTTAAATGTAAATCAACTGGACGTGCACCAATTGCACAGCCCCCTGGAAGAGCAACTTTTGCTTCATTTCCTATAGCTAGCATTCCTCCCATAACTAAAAATGAAGCTCTCATTTTTTTTACTAAATCATAGCTAGCTTCAATACTTGTTAAACCATTATTTATTATCTTATAGGAGTTAGTATCTATCTTTTCTATTTCTAAACCTAAGCTTTCCAGGAGCATAGTGAGAGTTCTAATATCTCTTAAATTGGGAACATTATGTAAAATATAAGTTCCTTTTTCAACAAGTGTAGCTATCATAATTGGAAGTGTAGAATTTTTAGAACCGTCCACAACTAAATTTCCTGCTATTTTTTTCCCGCCAATAATTTTAAATGCTTCAACCATTTTTAAAATCACTCCTAAAAAATTATATTCTATTGATTATAACATAAATTTATAATAATAGTCCATAAAATTTATTTAAAAATCAGTGTTTTTTAAAGATTATATATAAGAGTCTTTACAATAACTATGTGTATTCCACTTTGGAAAAATTAAAATAGATTCTGCCCCTTATACTACTTTAGCACCATAATTTTAGCCCATATGCTGAAGTATTCTTTCACCATCATCATCTGCCAATTTTCTTAGCTCAGAAATTTGTTCTGGAGTACCCAGAACAATAATTGAATCCCCTGATAGTAGTTTCTCATTTGGATCTGGATTGAACTTGATATTTTCTGAACCATCTTTCTTGGTTGCCAAAACAGTTAGACCTATTTTTTGAGGGATTTGCAATTCTTTCAAGGATTGATTCCGCATAGAAGATTCCGGTCCGATAATAATGTCCTCTAAATCCAATTCTACATCTCCTGCCCTAGTAATTGTATCCAGAAAACTTATGATAGTAGGTCGAAGAACCAAAGCCGCCATCCGATTTCCACCAATTTCATTGGAAGAAACAGTGTTATCAGCACCGGCTTTTAACAGTTTTTCTCTGGCATTTTTTTCAATTGCACGGGAAACAATAAATAAATTTTTATTCATATGTCTGGCTGTCAACACTGCTACAATATTATCAGCATCTGTATGAAGTGTGCTGATGAAACCGGAAGCTCTTTCAATTCCTGCCTCTGTAAGGATTTCCTCAGATGTAGCATCGCCCAAAAGAGTCGGAATATCTTTTTCCAAGAATGCCTCATACTTCTCTTTATCTTTTTCAATCACAACAAAATCTTTTTTTGAGTGTTGGAAACGTTTAAATATGAACTCAGAGCTTTCACTTCCACCGGCAATAATAATATGTTTTTTCATCTGCTCAATTTTTTTCTTCATCGCTTTATTCCTCCATATGCTTTTAAAATTGCTTTCCAGAATAATAATCTCCAAAGTTGTAAATGCATATCCAACCATACCGATACCACCAAAAATAACGAAGATAGAAAACAGCTTGGCAAGTGGTGTCATATCAACAACTTCCTTGTATCCAACTGTAGATATTGTAATAATTGTCATATACAAGGCATCTGTAAATGTAATATCTAAAAGAGTCCAATATCCGAAAGTAGATATACTAATTAAAAGGAAAAGGCTAATCAGAATTCCTATAATTCGATTTTTTTTTGATTTTTCCATAAATCCTCCTCACTTATTGTAGAAAACCAGACTGCTGTTTATATCATACAACAAGATATTGAAAAATGAAATAAAAACTTACAGTTTACACAGAAGTTCAAAACAAGAAAATAAAGTTGAATATTAAGGGATAAAGTGATATTATATAAACCAAATAAAAATTTTTTAAGGAAAAGAGGAGAGAACTATGTTAGAATTAAAATTTATGCGTGAAAACATTGGCATGCTAAAAGAAATGTTGAAGAACAGAAATAACAATACTGATATGGATGAGTTTGAAAAACTGGACTCAAAAAGAAGGGAAGTTCTATCCGAAGTTGAAGGTTTAAAAAGAGATAGAAATAATGTTTCTGCTGAAATAGCAAGTCTAAAAAAAGAGAAAAAAAATGCGGATAGCTTAATTGAAAAAATGGGTGGAGTTTCTGCTAAAATAAAAGAATTAGATGCTGAACTTGCTGAAATTGATTCAAAAATAACAAATATACAAATGACTATACCAAATGTTTATCATTCATCGACACCGATTGGTCCTGATGAAGATTCAAATGTTGAAATAAAAAGATGGGGAGAACCAAGAAAATTTGATTTTGAACCTAAACCACACTGGGAAATTGGAGAAAATTTAGGCATATTGGACTTTGAAAGAGGAGCAAAATTAAGTGGCTCAAGATTTGTTCTATATAGAGGAGCTGCTGCGAGATTGGAGAGAGCTCTTATTAATTTTATGCTTGACACACATACAACAGAGCATGGATACACAGAAAATTTAACTCCTTTTATTGTAAAGCCTGAAGTTTGTGAAGGAACAGGTCAGCTTCCTAAATTTGAGGAAGATATGTATAGAACAACAGATGATATGTATTTAATATCAACTTCTGAAATAAGCATGACAAATATCCATAGAAAAGAAATTTTAGAAGAGGCTGAACTTCCTAAATACTATACAGCTTATTCTCCATGTTTTAGAAGAGAGGCGGGCTCTTATGGAAAAGATGTCAAAGGTCTTATAAGAGTACATCAATTTAATAAGGTTGAAATGGTTAAAATTACTGATTCAAAGAGTTCTTATGATGAACTTGAAAAAATGGTGCAGAATGCAGAAACAATTTTACAAAAATTGGAGCTACCTTATCGTATAATTCAATTATGCTCTGGAGATATAGGTTTCAGTGCAGCAAAAACTTATGATTTAGAAGTATGGATACCATCACAAAATAAATATAGAGAAATTTCTTCTTGCTCTAACTGTGAAGATTTCCAAGCGAGAAGAATGGGATTAAAATATAGAGTTGCAGGTGAAAATAGGAGTGAATTCTGCCATACATTAAATGGGTCAGGACTTGCTGTTGGAAGAACTCTTGTTGCGATTATGGAAAATTATCAACAAGAAGACGGCAGCTTTTTAATTCCAAAGGTTTTAATTCCTTATATGGGTGGCTTAGATGTTGTTAAAAATTAGTTTATTGCTCTTGCTTATAGCTAATATTTTTTTCAGTAATTTAAAAATTTTACTTATAATTCTTTTTTTGACTGTAATTTTAAATGTTATTTTTAATAAGCATATAGTTAAACATTTAAAAAGAATAAAAGTCTTAATATTTTTTTATTTGTCAACTTTTTTAATACAGTTATATTACACGCAGGAAGGAAAAGTTTTATATAAGATTTATAATTTTTATATAACACAGGAAGGGCTGACTAATTTTGGTGTAAATTTTATAAGAGTTTTAAACTTAATTCTTCTGTCATGGCTGTTGAATGAAATAAAAATTTTTAATGGAAGACTAAATAAATATCAAAAGATAGTGGAATTAGTTATAGATCTTGTACCTCAAGTCTTTATTTTAGTAAAAAAGAAGATGAGTGCAAAAATTTTTTATAGACATATTTTAAATAAAATAAGAATTGAATATAATAAGGAAACTTAGTATGGGAGAAATTTTCTCCCATATTTTAATAATAATGTTCTACTTTTTCAAAAGACGAAAAAGTAGCAAAAAGTCTTTTACGCCCCGAAATTTTTTTAACAGAAAAATAGTTGTAACTCGCTCTTTGTTCCCATTTTTAAAAGAGTCTTTGCAGGAAAAAGACTTATGGGGCTTAAAATGAAATTTCTATAAATTTATTGTAAAAAAAATGAAGTTGCTAAAATATAAGAGATTTAGTAACTTCATTTTTAATAAATTTTAATTTTTTAATGCTTGAATAGGAGGGGCTACTCTTCCGCCACGATTTATAAGAGTTGAACAATCTAAATTATTTATATTAATAATATCTGCTTCTCCCAGTAGACCACCAAAAACAACCCTATCTCCAGCTTTTTTATTTGGAACCGGAATAATACGAACAGCAGTGGTCTTAGAATTTATCATTCCAATAGCCATTTCATCAGCAATAATTCCGGAAATAACAGCTTCTGTCGTATCGCCGGGAATTGCAATCATATCAAGCCCGACTGAACAAACACAAGTCATAGCTTCTAGTTTTTCAAGTGTTAAATAACCTTTACTTGTTGCTTCTATCATAGCTTGATCTTCACTTACAGGAATAAAAGCTCCGGTTAGTCCACCTACACGGGAAGCAGCCATAGCTCCTCCTTTTTTTACAGCGTCATTTAAGATTGCAAGAGCGAAGGTTGTACCATAAGCTCCAACAGACTCTAAGCCAAATTCTTCCAGTACATTTCCGACACTATCTCCAATAGCAGGAGTAGGGGCAAGTGATAAATCAATAATTCCAAAATCAACTCCTAACTTTTCAGCCACTTCTTTCCCAACTAGTTCGCCCATTCTTGTTATTTTAAAACTAACTTTTTTTATTGCTTCAATTATTTCTTCTATCTTTGCTTTTTTATCTATTTGAGATAAAACATGTCTTACAACTCCCGGTCCACTTATTCCTACATTTAAAACCAAATCAGCATTTTCAACTCCGTGAAAAGACCCAGCCATAAAAGGATTATCAGGTACAGCATTTGTAAATACTACAAATTTAGCAGCTGCAAGCCCGTCATTTTCTTTAGATAATTCAGCTAAATCTTTTACAGTTTTTCCCATCATTTTTATAGCATCTAAATTTATTCCTGATTTTGTTGAGCCGACATTTACAGAGGCACAAACTCTATCTGTTTGACTAAGAGCTTTGGGTATACTGTTTATAAGGTTTATATCACCTTTAGTGAAACCTTTGTCCACAAGAGCAGAAAAACCTCCTATAAAATCTATACCAATTTCTTTAGCAGCTCTATCTAGGGCTTTTGTAAAAATAGTATAGTCATCAGTATTGCTGGAATTAGCTATGATTGAAATAGGTGTAACAGAAACTCTTTTATTTACAATGGGAACATTGTATTTACTTGCCACCTCATTTGCAAATTTAACCAAATTTTTTCCATTCTTGACTATCTTATTATAAATATTTTCTGCTGCTTTTTCAGCGTCATAGTCTATGCAGTCAAGCAGACTTATCCCTAATGTTACTGTTCTAACATCAAGATTTTGCATATCTATCATATTTATAGTTTCTAAAATTTCATCTGGTAATAGGTACATAATTCCTCCTAATTTCTATATTCTATGCATTGTTCTGAATATTTCTTCATGTTGTAAGAAAATTTTCACAGCAATTTTTTCCTCAAGTTTATGAAATTCATTTTGAAGAAATTGGATATCTAAACTTTCATCAGCTTCTACTAACATAATCATTGAAAAAATATTACTTTCTAAAATTTTTTGAGATATATCAATAATATTCATATTCAATTCACTTATCTTTGTTGAAACATTTGCAACAATACCTGTTCTATCATTTCCAACAACAGTAATGACAATTTTATTTTTCATTTTAACCTCCATAAATTATTTTATAAAAATTTTTTATTGCTTTGATTATAACTTAAAAATCAATAAAAATAAAGAAAAAAAGGAACTGTTACGAGTTTAAAATAAACAGGTAACAGTCCTTTTTAGATGTTTATGAATACGAAAAAATAGTTTTTAATGTTTTATAATTTTATTTTTTTTCAAGAAATTTAACTCCTAAATCAGGGAAATCAGTAAATACTCCAGTAGCTCCGGCTTTATTCAATAGAGTGTCAAACATTTCATCAATATTATTAAAGAATGGAGGAAGAGCATCTTTTCTTACTGTATAAGGATGTAGTTCCATTTTAGTGCTTGCTATGTCTTTTACCATAGGAGTATAAACTATGTTTCCTGCTTTAGAATTTTTATCATCTATAAGCATATACCAACCAGGACCTACACCATCTGCATATTTAGCAATTTTTTTCATTGCTCCTTCTTTAAACATCCATTCATAGTCATAATTTATCCAATTTCCATTTTTATCTTTTTCTTCAGTTTCATGCCAATCAGTATAGGCAATTAGTTGTACTAATTTTAAATCCATTCCCATCTTAGGCATAAGCTCAGTTTTTATTCTAACAAGTTCATTATAGTCAAAAGTTTGTAAATAAACTAAATCAGATTTTTTAGTATAGCCATATTTTTTCAATATTTCCAATGTAGCTTTAGCTATATCCTTTCCGTGTTGATGATGTAACCAAGGAGCTTTTATTTCAGGATAAATTCCAATTTTTTTACCTGTAGACTTTTCAAGACCTTGTATAAATTCCAACTCATCTTCAAGTGTATGGATACGGAAGTGAGATTTCCAAAGAGGGAAACGATTCGGATAAGCTGCAACTTGTTTTCCATCTTTTACTTTGAAATTTTCAGTCATTTCAAGAGTTTGGATTTCTGCAAGAGTGAAATCAATTACATAATAACGTCCATCTGCTCTTTTTCTATCAGGGAATTTTTTTGCAACATCTGTAAGCTCATCTAAGAAGTGGTCGTGAATAACTATTATACGATCATCTTTAGTCATAGCTAAGTCCTGTTCAAGGTAATCAGCTTTTTGTGCAAAAGCCAGTGCCTTTGATTCTAAAGTATGTTCAGGTAAATATCCGCTCGCTCCACGGTGTGCAATTATTAATTTTCCATTTTGAGCAAATAAAGTAACACTAGATAAAACTCCTAATAAAATT
It encodes:
- a CDS encoding ACT domain-containing protein translates to MKNKIVITVVGNDRTGIVANVSTKISELNMNIIDISQKILESNIFSMIMLVEADESLDIQFLQNEFHKLEEKIAVKIFLQHEEIFRTMHRI
- the glpQ gene encoding glycerophosphodiester phosphodiesterase, coding for MSFKKALILLGVLSSVTLFAQNGKLIIAHRGASGYLPEHTLESKALAFAQKADYLEQDLAMTKDDRIIVIHDHFLDELTDVAKKFPDRKRADGRYYVIDFTLAEIQTLEMTENFKVKDGKQVAAYPNRFPLWKSHFRIHTLEDELEFIQGLEKSTGKKIGIYPEIKAPWLHHQHGKDIAKATLEILKKYGYTKKSDLVYLQTFDYNELVRIKTELMPKMGMDLKLVQLIAYTDWHETEEKDKNGNWINYDYEWMFKEGAMKKIAKYADGVGPGWYMLIDDKNSKAGNIVYTPMVKDIASTKMELHPYTVRKDALPPFFNNIDEMFDTLLNKAGATGVFTDFPDLGVKFLEKK
- a CDS encoding PFL family protein, whose translation is MYLLPDEILETINMIDMQNLDVRTVTLGISLLDCIDYDAEKAAENIYNKIVKNGKNLVKFANEVASKYNVPIVNKRVSVTPISIIANSSNTDDYTIFTKALDRAAKEIGIDFIGGFSALVDKGFTKGDINLINSIPKALSQTDRVCASVNVGSTKSGINLDAIKMMGKTVKDLAELSKENDGLAAAKFVVFTNAVPDNPFMAGSFHGVENADLVLNVGISGPGVVRHVLSQIDKKAKIEEIIEAIKKVSFKITRMGELVGKEVAEKLGVDFGIIDLSLAPTPAIGDSVGNVLEEFGLESVGAYGTTFALAILNDAVKKGGAMAASRVGGLTGAFIPVSEDQAMIEATSKGYLTLEKLEAMTCVCSVGLDMIAIPGDTTEAVISGIIADEMAIGMINSKTTAVRIIPVPNKKAGDRVVFGGLLGEADIININNLDCSTLINRGGRVAPPIQALKN
- the serS gene encoding serine--tRNA ligase; protein product: MLELKFMRENIGMLKEMLKNRNNNTDMDEFEKLDSKRREVLSEVEGLKRDRNNVSAEIASLKKEKKNADSLIEKMGGVSAKIKELDAELAEIDSKITNIQMTIPNVYHSSTPIGPDEDSNVEIKRWGEPRKFDFEPKPHWEIGENLGILDFERGAKLSGSRFVLYRGAAARLERALINFMLDTHTTEHGYTENLTPFIVKPEVCEGTGQLPKFEEDMYRTTDDMYLISTSEISMTNIHRKEILEEAELPKYYTAYSPCFRREAGSYGKDVKGLIRVHQFNKVEMVKITDSKSSYDELEKMVQNAETILQKLELPYRIIQLCSGDIGFSAAKTYDLEVWIPSQNKYREISSCSNCEDFQARRMGLKYRVAGENRSEFCHTLNGSGLAVGRTLVAIMENYQQEDGSFLIPKVLIPYMGGLDVVKN